A stretch of Castanea sativa cultivar Marrone di Chiusa Pesio chromosome 2, ASM4071231v1 DNA encodes these proteins:
- the LOC142624359 gene encoding uncharacterized protein LOC142624359, with amino-acid sequence MSQYQNQYAGGTPQVDEYGNPIRVDEHGPRTHTDQYGNPTHNTDTRYGTGGSDSTTLQGLMHPDANVPTHGGDYRHDQQGLTQEIKEKIPGVGRKHDDPYQQSHTTSTTNPYQQGHTTSTTAPGYYEGQHNQEKKGLTEKVKENMPGVGRKHDDPYQQGYTTSTTNPYQQGHTTSTTAPGYYEGQHHQEKKGLTENIPGVGRKHDDPYQQSHTTSTTNPYQQGHTTSTTAPGNYEGQHNQEKKGLTEKIKENIPCVGRKQDDPYQQSHTTSTTAPGYYEGQQHQEKKGVMEKIKERLPGHR; translated from the coding sequence ATGTCGCAATACCAAAACCAATACGCCGGTGGTACACCCCAAGTTGATGAATATGGCAACCCAATTCGCGTAGATGAACATGGGCCCCGAACTCACACTGATCAATATGGCAACCCAACACACAACACTGACACCAGGTATGGAACTGGTGGGTCTGACTCCACCACTCTCCAAGGTCTTATGCACCCTGATGCAAACGTACCTACTCATGGCGGTGATTATCGTCATGATCAGCAGGGGTTGACacaagaaataaaagagaagatacCAGGTGTTGGGCGCAAGCACGATGATCCGTACCAGCAAAGTCACACAACTTCAACTACAAACCCGTACCAGCAAGGTCACACAACTTCAACTACAGCCCCAGGTTACTACGAGGGCCAACATAATCAGGAGAAGAAGGGGTTGACAGAGAAAGTAAAAGAGAACATGCCAGGTGTTGGGCGCAAGCATGATGATCCGTACCAGCAAGGTTACACAACTTCAACTACAAACCCGTACCAGCAAGGTCACACAACTTCAACTACAGCCCCAGGTTACTATGAGGGCCAACATCATCAGGAGAAGAAGGGGTTGACAGAGAACATACCAGGTGTTGGGCGCAAGCATGATGATCCGTACCAGCAAAGTCACACAACTTCAACTACAAACCCGTACCAGCAAGGTCACACAACTTCAACTACAGCCCCAGGTAACTACGAGGGCCAACATAATCAGGAGAAGAAGGGGTTgacagagaaaataaaagagaacatACCATGTGTTGGGCGCAAGCAGGATGATCCGTACCAGCAAAGTCACACAACTTCAACTACAGCTCCAGGTTACTACGAGGGCCAACAACATCAGGAGAAGAAGGGTGTGATGGAGAAGATCAAGGAGAGGCTTCCTGGACACCGCTAG
- the LOC142624735 gene encoding uncharacterized protein LOC142624735 encodes MISSISWLPKGAANPVPAVADPPSKEEIDEIVKSTAFDKSGQSDNEDGDEDMDGDDASNEAGEVAQALEVADALGRPSNTAKSGTSFDSITDGLRELDMENYDEEDDGIELFSTGLGDLYYPSNDMDPYLKDKGDDDSEEVEDMTINPTDAVLVCAHSGDEVSQLEVWIYEESDDGDSNMYVHHDIIISANPLCTAWLDCPLKGGEKGNFIAVGSMEPSIEIWDLDIIDEVQPCVVLGGIAERKEKKNKISVKYKKDSHKGPVLGLAWNKEYRNILASASADKRVKIWDVATGKCDITMEHHTDKVQAVAWNHHAPRVILSGSFDRSVVMKDGRMPEHSGYKWSVTADVESLAWDPHNQNLFVVSLEDGTVQGFDVRAAKSDATSQLKPSFTLHAHDKAVCTVSYNPSAPNLLATGSEDKMVKLWDLSNNQPSCVASTNPKVGAVFSMSFSEDSPFLLAMGGSKGKLKVWDVLSDDRVHQRFGNYIKRKIPQSGS; translated from the exons atgatatcaTCAATTTCTTGGTTACCCAAAGGAGCCGCCAACCCTGTACCCGCCGTAGCAGACCCTCCTTCCAAAGAAGAAATCGACGAGATCGTCAAGTCCACCGCTTTCGACAAAAG TGGACAAAGTGACAATGAGGACGGTGATGAAGATATGGATGGTGATGATGCGTCCAATGAGGCTGGTGAAGTTGCCCAGGCATTAGAGGTAGCAGATGCACTTGGCAGACCTTCCAATACTGCAAAGTCAGGGACTAGTTTTGACAGCATAACTGATGGTTTGAGGGAACTTGACATGGAAAAttatgatgaagaagatgatg GCATTGAGTTATTTAGCACGGGGCTTGGAGACCTTTACTACCCAAGTAATGACATGGATCCATATCTAAAAGATAAGGGT GACGATGACTCTGAAGAGGTTGaggacatgactattaatccaACTGATGCTGTCCTAGTTTGTGCACATAGTGGGGATGAAGTCAGTCAGCTTGAG GTTTGGATATATGAGGAATCTGATGATGGTGATTCAAACATGTATGTTCACCATGATATCATCATTTCAGCAAATCCTCTTTGTACTGCATGGCTAGATTGTCCACTTAAAGGTGGAGAAAAAG GGAATTTTATAGCTGTTGGCTCAATGGAACCTTCTATCGAAATATGGGATCTTGACATT ATTGATGAAGTACAACCATGTGTGGTGCTGGGTGGCATTGCTGAgaggaaggagaaaaaaaataag ATATCAGTCAAGTACAAAAAAGACAGTCACAAAGGTCCAGTGCTTGGTCTTGCTTGGAACAAGGAGTACAG GAATATACTTGCTAGTGCAAGTGCTGACAAACGAGTTAAAATTTGGGATGTGGCTACTGGAAAATGTGATATTACCATGGAGCATCATACGGACAAG GTTCAAGCAGTTGCATGGAATCATCATGCACCACGAGTTATTCTTAGTGGATCTTTCGATCGTTCAGTAGTCATG AAGGATGGTAGAATGCCAGAGCATTCTGGTTATAAATGGTCAGTCACAGCTGATGTAGAAAGCTTGGCATGGGATCCACACAACCAAAACTTATTTGTG GTGAGTCTTGAAGATGGTACTGTCCAGGGTTTCGATGTCCGGGCAGCCAAGTCTGATGCAACTTCTCAGTTAAAACCTAGTTTTACTCTCCATGCACATGACAAAGCCGTTTGCACAGTCTCCTATAATCCTTCAGCACCTAAT CTTCTTGCAACTGGATCCGAGGATAAAAtg GTAAAGCTTTGGGATCTATCAAACAATCAACCTTCATGTGTTGCATCCACAAATCCTAAAGTA GGAGCTGTCTTTTCCATGTCCTTCTCAGAGGACAGCCCATTTTTGCTGGCTATGGGAGGCTCTAAGGGGAAATTGAAA GTATGGGACGTATTATCTGATGATAGGGTCCATCAAAGATTTGGGAACTATATCAAGCGGAAGATACCTCAATCTGGCTCTTGA
- the LOC142626171 gene encoding AAA-ATPase At1g43910: MSSFLKNLPSTSSLVAAYATISTFLMLLKSMFDMMVPEKARESIIAIVQEHIISRFFTSFTFVIEEEWEFGDNALFRAAMVYLPTKIGPSTQTVLLGFKEKHKFETPPETGVPVWGHVVDEFENMKLKWTLKSKKSKNMLYSRERKFFHLTCNKNHRDKVMKNYFPHVALTARSILNNRKGLRIYTYDQSHCYWESTAFKHPSTFATLAMEPDLKKFIMEDLDMFVNRKVFFERVGRTWKRGYLLYGPPGTGKSSLVAAIANHVRYNIYDLQLGTVKSDFDLRRLLTSTTNRSILLIEDIDCSSNSKVAQERPKDSDDDDDDDDDDNAKAKVKKKSMPPSSQGVTLSGLLNFIDGLWSSCGEERIIIFTTNFREKLDPALRRPGRMDVHINMGYCTPAGFRVLVSTYLGIQEHDLFVRIEKLIQAVEITPAEVAQQIMKSDQPEVALESLVEFLSAKKNEVDEAKTKKAEKDTKQEEKLSAKKNGVDEAKTKKEEKDTKQEEKLSGDQDNGQPSESEMRSIYLT; encoded by the exons atgtcatcTTTCTTAAAGAACTTACCATCCACATCTAGCCTTGTCGCAGCCTATGCCACCATCTCCACCTTTCTCATGCTCCTCAAGAGCATGTTTGATATGATGGTTCCAGAAAAAGCGAGGGAGAGTATAATAGCAATAGTTCAAGAGCACATAATCTCTCGTTTCTTCACAAGCTTCACTTTTGTGATAGAGGAGGAATGGGAGTTTGGAGACAATGCACTATTCCGAGCTGCCATGGTCTATTTGCCTACCAAAATAGGCCCTTCCACCCAAACTGTCCTATTGGGTTtcaaagaaaaacacaaatttgaAACACCGCCTGAAACAGGTGTTCCAGTTTGGGGTCATGTAGTGGACGAGTTTGAAAACATGAAGCTCAAATGGACACTTAAATCAAAAAAGTCGAAGAATATGCTTTATTCTCGTGAAAGAAAGTTCTTTCATCTAACATGCAACAAGAATCACAGAGACAAAGTCATGAAGAACTACTTTCCACACGTTGCTCTCACTGCAAGGTCCATCTTGAACAATCGTAAAGGTCTTAGGATTTACACCTATGACCAAAGCCACTGCTATTGGGAATCCACAGCTTTCAAGCACCCATCAACATTTGCAACTCTAGCTATGGAGCCAGACCTGAAGAAGTTCATAATGGAAGACCTTGACATGTTTGTGAATCGGAAAGTATTCTTTGAACGTGTGGGGAGGACTTGGAAGAGAGGGTATTTGCTTTATGGTCCACCAGGAACTGGGAAATCATCGTTGGTCGCGGCAATTGCTAATCATGTACGCTACAATATCTATGACCTTCAGCTTGGAACTGTTAAGTCGGACTTCGATTTGAGGCGTCTTCTTACCTCAACAACCAACCGGTCCATTCTGCTCATTGAAGACATTGATTGCAGTTCAAATTCAAAGGTAGCACAGGAACGTCCCAAGGATAGTGATgacgacgatgatgatgatgatgatgacaatgCCAAAGCCAAAGTCAAGAAGAAGTCTATGCCACCATCGTCTCAAGGG GTGACACTATCAGGGCTGCTCAATTTCATTGATGGACTTTGGTCAAGCTGTGGTGAAGAGAGGATCATCATCTTTACTACCAATTTCAGAGAAAAATTGGATCCAGCTTTAAGGCGGCCAGGACGCATGGATGTTCACATTAACATGGGCTATTGCACCCCAGCAGGATTTAGAGTGCTTGTTTCAACATATCTTGGAATTCAAGAACATGATCTCTTTGTAAGGATTGAAAAGCTTATTCAAGCGGTAGAGATTACTCCTGCAGAAGTAGCACAGCAGATTATGAAGAGTGACCAACCTGAAGTCGCCCTTGAAAGTCTTGTGGAATTTCTTAGTGCAAAGAAGAATGAAGTTGATGAGGCCAAGACCAAGAAGGCAGAAAAAGACACTAAACAAGAGGAAAAGCTTAGTGCAAAGAAGAACGGAGTTGATGAGGCCAAGAccaagaaggaagaaaaagacactaaacaagaagaaaaactaAGCGGAGACCAGGATAATGGGCAGCCTAGTGAGAGTGAAATGAGGTCCATTTATCTGACCTAG
- the LOC142624360 gene encoding dehydrin DHN1-like, with amino-acid sequence MSNYENQYSGATPVVDEYGNPIRSDEHGHRTHTGEYGNPTHQTNTGYGTGGFDTTTHQGMRTNATAPTYGGDYRSDQQQNQGLSGTLHRSGSNSSSSSEDDGMGGRRKKKGLTEKIKEKIPGIGHKDDDSYQQSHATSTTTPGYYDGQQHEEKKGIMDKIKEKLPGHH; translated from the exons ATGTCAAATTACGAAAACCAATACTCTGGTGCTACACCCGTAGTTGATGAATATGGCAATCCAATTCGCTCAGATGAACATGGGCACCGAACTCATACTGGTGAATATggcaacccaacccaccaaacTAACACCGGATATGGAACTGGTGGGTTTGACACCACCACTCACCAGGGTATGCGTACCAATGCAACCGCGCCTACTTATGGCGGTGATTATCGTAGTGATCAGCAACAAAACCAAGGGCTTTCTGGCACGCTTCATCGTTCTGGAAGTAACTCCTCTAGCTCT TCTGAGGATGATGGAATGGGCgggagaaggaagaagaaggggTTGACAGAGAAAATAAAGGAGAAGATACCAGGCATTGGGCACAAGGATGATGATTCGTACCAGCAAAGTCATGCAACTTCAACTACAACCCCAGGTTACTATGATGGCCAACAACATGAGGAGAAGAAGGGAATAATGGATAAGATCAAGGAAAAGCTTCCTGGACACCACTAA